Proteins co-encoded in one Populus trichocarpa isolate Nisqually-1 chromosome 10, P.trichocarpa_v4.1, whole genome shotgun sequence genomic window:
- the LOC7468437 gene encoding exocyst complex component SEC8 isoform X2 — protein MGIFDGLPVPPDKAYLREELSRIDESWAAARFDSLPHVVHILTSKDREAEAQVLKEQSDVVEDVVDEVVQSYHSGFNKAIQNYSQILRLFSESAESIASLKVDLAEAKKRLGTRNKQLHQLWYRSVTLRHIISLLDQIEGIAKVPARIEKLIAEKQFYAAVQLHAHSSLMLEREGLQMVGALQDVRSELTKLRGVVFYKILEDLHAHLYNKGEYSSVASSMYERDDELPTTIAVFTMSNSQSLSRRTRLMKGDNHSFADGSYKPSSIDGGSSFDGHDEDLDITDEATSDGHTASVRTNGGDGNMKDIKVGSRQIPSWLSNSTPDEFIETIKKSDAPLHVKYLQTMVECLCMLGKVAAAGAIICQRLRPTIHDIITSKIKSHSELVNSSRSSINQSAQTRGLHFVKGQLESYKLPKQKRQNGTLLAVSPVSPVMAPTGKAQAAAKELLDSILDTVIRIFENHVVVGELLEFKTSQNVDLNAPGSLTTDLNWNLDSEASQVIGGYSIGFSLTVLQSECQQLICEILRATPEAASADASVQTARLASKAPSKGKKDGSEDGLSFAFRFTDATISIPNQGVDLIRQGWSRKGPNVLQEGYGSAAVLPELGIYLAASVYRPVLQFTDKLASMLPKNYSQFGNDGLLAFVENFVKDHFLPTMFVDYRKGVQQAISSPAAFRPRAHTVAPYTPSIEKGRPVLQGLLAIDFLAKEVLGWAQAMPKFAGDLVKFVQTFLERTYERCRTSYMEAVLEKQSYMLIGRHDIEKLMRFDPASAYLPNSLGQSSMVNNASGAESIEIELELSEILLNLRPIKQENLIRDDNKLILLASLSDSLEYVADSIERLGQITSRSSNQVADKAKTLAAFADDYRKLAIDCLKVLHVEMKLETIFHMQEMTNREYLEDQDAEEPDDFVIALTAQITRRDEEMAPFVAAVKQNYIFGGICSIAANASIKALADMKSINLFGVQQICRNSIALEQALAAIPSMDSEAVQQRLDHVRTYYELLNMPFEALLAFITEHENLFTPAEYANLLKVNVLGREIPPDAQDRVSYILSH, from the exons ATGGGAATTTTTGATGGGTTGCCCGTTCCTCCTGACAAAGCA TATTTAAGAGAAGAGCTTTCAAGAATAGATGAGAGTTGGGCTGCTGCACGTTTTGACTCATTGCCTCATGTTGTCCATATCTTAACCTCTAAAGATCGTGAAGCTGAAGCCCAAGTTTTGAAGGAGCAAAGCGATGTTGTTGAGGATGTCGTAGATGAAGTTGTACAATCTTATCACAGTGGCTTCAACAAAGCAATTCAAAACTATTCTCAG ATCTTGCGGTTATTCAGTGAATCTGCTGAGAGTATTGCTTCACTAAAGGTTGATTTAGCTGAAGCAAAGAAACGTCTTGGTACCCGGAATAAGCAATTGCATCAGTTGTGGTATCGATCTGTTACACTACGACACATAATCTCTCTTTTAGATCAAATTGAAGGCATAGCTAAG GTTCCAGCTCGTATTGAGAAACTCATAGCAGAAAAGCAGTTTTATGCAGCAGTTCAATTGCACGCTCACTCATCATTGATGCTTGAGCGAGAAGGTCTTCAAATG GTTGGTGCTCTTCAAGATGTGCGATCTGAGCTGACAAAGCTGCGAGGAGTTGTCTTCTATAAAATTTTGGAGGATTTGCATGCACATCTTTACAACAAGGGAGAATACAG CTCAGTTGCCTCAAGCATGTATGAAAGAGATGATGAATTGCCGACTACCATAGCTGTTTTTACTATGAGCAATTCACAATCTCTATCTCGAAGAACAAGGTTGATGAAAGGTGACAATCATAGCTTTGCTGATGGATCATACAAGCCAAGCTCTATCGATGGAGG TTCTTCATTTGATGGTCATGATGAGGATCTTGATATAACTGATGAGGCAACCTCAGATGGGCACACTGCATCAGTGAGAACAAATGGAGGTGATGGGAACATGAAGGACATTAAAGTTGGTTCTCGTCAAATACCAAGTTGGCTTTCAAATTCTACTCCCGATGAATTTATT GAAACCATTAAAAAGAGTGATGCTCCACTTCATGTGAAGTATTTGCAGACCATGGTTGAGTGTCTCTGCATGCTGGGCAAAGTTGCAGCTGCTGGTGCAATAATATG CCAAAGGTTGCGACCTACAATTCATGACATCATCACTTCCAAGATAAAATCTCATTCAGAACTTGTCAACTCTTCAAGGTCTAGCATCAATCAATCTGCCCAAACCAGAGGTCTTCATTTTGTGAAAGGACAACTAGAAAGCTACAAGTTGCCAAAACAGAAACGTCAGAATGGAACACTATTGGCTGTAAGCCCAGTCTCGCCAGTGATGGCTCCCACAGGGAAAGCACAGGCTGCTGCAAAAGAGCTTCTTGATTCAATTTTGGACACTGTTATTCGAATATTTG AGAATCATGTTGTTGTTGGAGAGCTTTTGGAGTTTAAAACTTCTCAGAATGTTGACTTGAACGCGCCAGGGTCGTTGACAACAGATTTAAATTGGAACCTGGATTCTGAAGCATCTCAAGTTATTGGAGGTTACAGTATTGGTTTTTCCTTGACAGTTTTACAG AGTGAATGCCAACAACTCATATGTGAAATTCTGAGAGCCACTCCTGAAGCTGCATCTGCAGATGCTTCTGTACAAACTGCTAGACTGGCAAGCAAGGCTCCTTCAAAGGGAAAAAA GGATGGGTCAGAAGATGGGCTCTCCTTTGCTTTTCGCTTCACGGATGCTACAATATCCATTCCTAACCAAG GTGTTGATCTCATTCGTCAAGGATGGAGCAGGAAGGGTCCAAATGTGCTCCAAGAAGGCTATGGGTCTGCTGCTGTCTTGCCTGAGCTAGGCATATATCTAGCAGCATCTGTATACCGTCCTGTTCTTCAG TTTACAGATAAGCTTGCTTCAATGCTGCCAAAAAATTATTCCCAGTTTGG GAATGATGGCTTGCTAGCTTTTGTGGAAAACTTCGTAAAAGATCATTTTTTACCAACAATGTTTGTGGATTACCGGAAGGGTGTACAGCAGGCTATATCAA GTCCAGCTGCATTTCGTCCGAGGGCCCATACTGTTGCTCCTTATACACCATCAATTGAGAAAGGTCGACCAGTCTTGCAGGGACTTTTGGCAATCGATTTCTTGGCAAAAGAG GTGCTTGGTTGGGCTCAAGCAATGCCCAAATTTGCTGGTGACCTTGTAAAGTTCGTTCAAACTTTCCTCGAGCGAACATATGAAAGATGTCGGACATCATATATGGAG GCAGTTCTTGAGAAGCAGAGTTACATGCTGATTGGAAGGCATGATATTGAGAAACTGATGCGATTTGACCCAGCAAGTGCATATTTACCGAATTCACTTGGTCAATCAAGCATGGTAAACAATGCCTCTGGTGCTGAATCTATAGAGATTGAATTGGAGTTGAGTGAAATATTACTCAATCTGCGACCTATCAAGCAG GAAAATCTAATTCGTGATGATAACAAACTTATTTTGCTTGCTTCCCTTAGTGATTCACTCGAGTACGTTGCAGACTCAATTGAAAG GCTTGGGCAAATAACCTCACGATCATCAAATCAAGTAGCAGATAAAGCCAAGACTCTGGCAGCATTTGCTGATGATTATAGAAAATTGGCAATTGACTGCCTAAAGGTTTTGCATGTAGAGATGAAGTTGGAAACAATATTCCATATGCAG GAAATGACAAACAGGGAGTACTTGGAGGACCAAGATGCAGAAGAGCCAGATGACTTTGTCATTGCTCTCACTGCACAG ATAACACGTAGAGACGAGGAAATGGCACCTTTTGTTGCAGCAGTGAAGCAGAATTACATATTTGGTGGAATTTGTAGTATTGCAGCAAATGCATCTATCAAG GCTTTGGCTGACATGAAGTCCATTAATCTTTTTGGAGTTCAACAAATTTGCCGGAATTCAATTGCATTGGAACAG GCCCTTGCAGCTATCCCATCGATGGATAGCGAAGCTGTGCAGCAGAGATTAGATCATGTCCGAACATATTATGAACTATTAAACATGCCATTTGAG GCCTTACTAGCTTTCATCACCGAACATGAGAACTTGTTTACACCCGCAGA GTATGCCAATCTTCTGAAGGTGAACGTCCTAGGAAGGGAAATCCCACCAGATGCGCAGGATCGAGTCTCATACATTTTATCCCATTAA
- the LOC7468437 gene encoding exocyst complex component SEC8 isoform X1 encodes MGIFDGLPVPPDKAYLREELSRIDESWAAARFDSLPHVVHILTSKDREAEAQVLKEQSDVVEDVVDEVVQSYHSGFNKAIQNYSQILRLFSESAESIASLKVDLAEAKKRLGTRNKQLHQLWYRSVTLRHIISLLDQIEGIAKVPARIEKLIAEKQFYAAVQLHAHSSLMLEREGLQMVGALQDVRSELTKLRGVVFYKILEDLHAHLYNKGEYSSVASSMYERDDELPTTIAVFTMSNSQSLSRRTRLMKGDNHSFADGSYKPSSIDGGSSFDGHDEDLDITDEATSDGHTASVRTNGGDGNMKDIKVGSRQIPSWLSNSTPDEFIETIKKSDAPLHVKYLQTMVECLCMLGKVAAAGAIICQRLRPTIHDIITSKIKSHSELVNSSRSSINQSAQTRGLHFVKGQLESYKLPKQKRQNGTLLAVSPVSPVMAPTGKAQAAAKELLDSILDTVIRIFENHVVVGELLEFKTSQNVDLNAPGSLTTDLNWNLDSEASQVIGGYSIGFSLTVLQSECQQLICEILRATPEAASADASVQTARLASKAPSKGKKDGSEDGLSFAFRFTDATISIPNQGGVDLIRQGWSRKGPNVLQEGYGSAAVLPELGIYLAASVYRPVLQFTDKLASMLPKNYSQFGNDGLLAFVENFVKDHFLPTMFVDYRKGVQQAISSPAAFRPRAHTVAPYTPSIEKGRPVLQGLLAIDFLAKEVLGWAQAMPKFAGDLVKFVQTFLERTYERCRTSYMEAVLEKQSYMLIGRHDIEKLMRFDPASAYLPNSLGQSSMVNNASGAESIEIELELSEILLNLRPIKQENLIRDDNKLILLASLSDSLEYVADSIERLGQITSRSSNQVADKAKTLAAFADDYRKLAIDCLKVLHVEMKLETIFHMQEMTNREYLEDQDAEEPDDFVIALTAQITRRDEEMAPFVAAVKQNYIFGGICSIAANASIKALADMKSINLFGVQQICRNSIALEQALAAIPSMDSEAVQQRLDHVRTYYELLNMPFEALLAFITEHENLFTPAEYANLLKVNVLGREIPPDAQDRVSYILSH; translated from the exons ATGGGAATTTTTGATGGGTTGCCCGTTCCTCCTGACAAAGCA TATTTAAGAGAAGAGCTTTCAAGAATAGATGAGAGTTGGGCTGCTGCACGTTTTGACTCATTGCCTCATGTTGTCCATATCTTAACCTCTAAAGATCGTGAAGCTGAAGCCCAAGTTTTGAAGGAGCAAAGCGATGTTGTTGAGGATGTCGTAGATGAAGTTGTACAATCTTATCACAGTGGCTTCAACAAAGCAATTCAAAACTATTCTCAG ATCTTGCGGTTATTCAGTGAATCTGCTGAGAGTATTGCTTCACTAAAGGTTGATTTAGCTGAAGCAAAGAAACGTCTTGGTACCCGGAATAAGCAATTGCATCAGTTGTGGTATCGATCTGTTACACTACGACACATAATCTCTCTTTTAGATCAAATTGAAGGCATAGCTAAG GTTCCAGCTCGTATTGAGAAACTCATAGCAGAAAAGCAGTTTTATGCAGCAGTTCAATTGCACGCTCACTCATCATTGATGCTTGAGCGAGAAGGTCTTCAAATG GTTGGTGCTCTTCAAGATGTGCGATCTGAGCTGACAAAGCTGCGAGGAGTTGTCTTCTATAAAATTTTGGAGGATTTGCATGCACATCTTTACAACAAGGGAGAATACAG CTCAGTTGCCTCAAGCATGTATGAAAGAGATGATGAATTGCCGACTACCATAGCTGTTTTTACTATGAGCAATTCACAATCTCTATCTCGAAGAACAAGGTTGATGAAAGGTGACAATCATAGCTTTGCTGATGGATCATACAAGCCAAGCTCTATCGATGGAGG TTCTTCATTTGATGGTCATGATGAGGATCTTGATATAACTGATGAGGCAACCTCAGATGGGCACACTGCATCAGTGAGAACAAATGGAGGTGATGGGAACATGAAGGACATTAAAGTTGGTTCTCGTCAAATACCAAGTTGGCTTTCAAATTCTACTCCCGATGAATTTATT GAAACCATTAAAAAGAGTGATGCTCCACTTCATGTGAAGTATTTGCAGACCATGGTTGAGTGTCTCTGCATGCTGGGCAAAGTTGCAGCTGCTGGTGCAATAATATG CCAAAGGTTGCGACCTACAATTCATGACATCATCACTTCCAAGATAAAATCTCATTCAGAACTTGTCAACTCTTCAAGGTCTAGCATCAATCAATCTGCCCAAACCAGAGGTCTTCATTTTGTGAAAGGACAACTAGAAAGCTACAAGTTGCCAAAACAGAAACGTCAGAATGGAACACTATTGGCTGTAAGCCCAGTCTCGCCAGTGATGGCTCCCACAGGGAAAGCACAGGCTGCTGCAAAAGAGCTTCTTGATTCAATTTTGGACACTGTTATTCGAATATTTG AGAATCATGTTGTTGTTGGAGAGCTTTTGGAGTTTAAAACTTCTCAGAATGTTGACTTGAACGCGCCAGGGTCGTTGACAACAGATTTAAATTGGAACCTGGATTCTGAAGCATCTCAAGTTATTGGAGGTTACAGTATTGGTTTTTCCTTGACAGTTTTACAG AGTGAATGCCAACAACTCATATGTGAAATTCTGAGAGCCACTCCTGAAGCTGCATCTGCAGATGCTTCTGTACAAACTGCTAGACTGGCAAGCAAGGCTCCTTCAAAGGGAAAAAA GGATGGGTCAGAAGATGGGCTCTCCTTTGCTTTTCGCTTCACGGATGCTACAATATCCATTCCTAACCAAGGTG GTGTTGATCTCATTCGTCAAGGATGGAGCAGGAAGGGTCCAAATGTGCTCCAAGAAGGCTATGGGTCTGCTGCTGTCTTGCCTGAGCTAGGCATATATCTAGCAGCATCTGTATACCGTCCTGTTCTTCAG TTTACAGATAAGCTTGCTTCAATGCTGCCAAAAAATTATTCCCAGTTTGG GAATGATGGCTTGCTAGCTTTTGTGGAAAACTTCGTAAAAGATCATTTTTTACCAACAATGTTTGTGGATTACCGGAAGGGTGTACAGCAGGCTATATCAA GTCCAGCTGCATTTCGTCCGAGGGCCCATACTGTTGCTCCTTATACACCATCAATTGAGAAAGGTCGACCAGTCTTGCAGGGACTTTTGGCAATCGATTTCTTGGCAAAAGAG GTGCTTGGTTGGGCTCAAGCAATGCCCAAATTTGCTGGTGACCTTGTAAAGTTCGTTCAAACTTTCCTCGAGCGAACATATGAAAGATGTCGGACATCATATATGGAG GCAGTTCTTGAGAAGCAGAGTTACATGCTGATTGGAAGGCATGATATTGAGAAACTGATGCGATTTGACCCAGCAAGTGCATATTTACCGAATTCACTTGGTCAATCAAGCATGGTAAACAATGCCTCTGGTGCTGAATCTATAGAGATTGAATTGGAGTTGAGTGAAATATTACTCAATCTGCGACCTATCAAGCAG GAAAATCTAATTCGTGATGATAACAAACTTATTTTGCTTGCTTCCCTTAGTGATTCACTCGAGTACGTTGCAGACTCAATTGAAAG GCTTGGGCAAATAACCTCACGATCATCAAATCAAGTAGCAGATAAAGCCAAGACTCTGGCAGCATTTGCTGATGATTATAGAAAATTGGCAATTGACTGCCTAAAGGTTTTGCATGTAGAGATGAAGTTGGAAACAATATTCCATATGCAG GAAATGACAAACAGGGAGTACTTGGAGGACCAAGATGCAGAAGAGCCAGATGACTTTGTCATTGCTCTCACTGCACAG ATAACACGTAGAGACGAGGAAATGGCACCTTTTGTTGCAGCAGTGAAGCAGAATTACATATTTGGTGGAATTTGTAGTATTGCAGCAAATGCATCTATCAAG GCTTTGGCTGACATGAAGTCCATTAATCTTTTTGGAGTTCAACAAATTTGCCGGAATTCAATTGCATTGGAACAG GCCCTTGCAGCTATCCCATCGATGGATAGCGAAGCTGTGCAGCAGAGATTAGATCATGTCCGAACATATTATGAACTATTAAACATGCCATTTGAG GCCTTACTAGCTTTCATCACCGAACATGAGAACTTGTTTACACCCGCAGA GTATGCCAATCTTCTGAAGGTGAACGTCCTAGGAAGGGAAATCCCACCAGATGCGCAGGATCGAGTCTCATACATTTTATCCCATTAA